Proteins encoded in a region of the Syntrophorhabdales bacterium genome:
- a CDS encoding DUF554 domain-containing protein has protein sequence MLGTWINAGTVIVGSSIGLLIHSRLPRRITTIVFQGIGLFTLFLGITMAMKTGNFLVMIFSIVLGGIAGELLDVDGRMTRMSDYLKKRIRLKSERFSEGLVTAFLIFCMGSMSILGPIEEGLGKPPNILLAKSLLDAFSSMALAASLGVGVLFSVIPLVLYQGGITLAASYVQSFFTNVLINELTAVGGILLIGLGINILEIKNLKILNMLPSLVIVVILAYFFLR, from the coding sequence ATGCTCGGTACATGGATAAATGCAGGGACTGTGATCGTGGGAAGTTCCATAGGCCTGCTTATTCACTCGCGACTCCCCAGGCGGATAACCACGATCGTCTTTCAGGGTATCGGGCTTTTCACTCTCTTTCTCGGTATTACCATGGCCATGAAGACCGGCAACTTCCTGGTTATGATCTTCAGTATTGTACTCGGGGGCATAGCCGGAGAATTGCTCGATGTGGACGGCCGCATGACGAGAATGAGTGACTACCTGAAGAAGAGAATACGGTTAAAGAGCGAGCGCTTCTCTGAAGGTCTTGTTACAGCCTTCCTTATATTCTGCATGGGCTCAATGAGCATACTGGGGCCCATTGAAGAAGGCCTGGGAAAGCCTCCGAATATTCTGCTGGCAAAGTCATTGCTTGACGCTTTTTCTTCCATGGCACTGGCAGCCTCCCTGGGCGTCGGCGTTCTTTTCTCGGTGATCCCTCTTGTCCTGTACCAGGGTGGAATCACGCTGGCTGCGAGCTACGTGCAGAGCTTCTTCACGAATGTGCTCATCAACGAGTTGACGGCAGTCGGCGGCATCCTGCTGATAGGACTGGGGATCAACATCCTGGAGATAAAGAACTTGAAGATTCTCAACATGCTTCCTAGTTTGGTGATCGTGGTCATACTGGCGTACTTTTTCCTTCGCTAG